The Nocardia arthritidis genome has a window encoding:
- a CDS encoding helix-turn-helix domain-containing protein, producing MGSTGPGYADTGRAGTAWDVARPARPSRVRGIDMGGFRDRNRGPGPIELRVIPHPSVTLVLEFGDGSLELDVTGGHGRGSFVAGLAPTGVCVRAERIECVEVRLSPLVARNVFGAAPDGSVVTLDELWGPDAARIREQLGESTSWDERFALTDDLLTRRAAVCPSVDPEVAWAWERIIGSRGRVRVEVLAAEIGWSRGRLWSRFRSQIGVPPKYAAKLVRFDNAARRLAAGHGAAQVAAECGYVDQSHLHREVMAFTGRTPRTLAVDDEAAAERLAFANEQTFVQDSRP from the coding sequence ATGGGATCCACCGGGCCCGGATACGCCGATACGGGCCGGGCTGGCACCGCATGGGATGTCGCGCGACCGGCGCGACCTAGCCGGGTGCGTGGCATCGATATGGGCGGATTCCGCGATCGGAATCGCGGGCCCGGCCCGATCGAGTTGCGGGTGATCCCGCATCCATCGGTCACCCTGGTGCTCGAATTCGGTGACGGCTCACTGGAATTGGACGTCACAGGCGGGCATGGGCGGGGCAGTTTCGTCGCGGGGCTGGCACCAACGGGTGTATGTGTCCGGGCGGAGCGCATCGAATGCGTCGAGGTGCGGCTGTCTCCGCTGGTCGCACGAAACGTATTCGGCGCGGCCCCGGACGGCTCCGTTGTCACCCTGGACGAGCTGTGGGGTCCGGACGCGGCGCGAATCCGGGAGCAACTCGGCGAATCTACTTCGTGGGATGAGCGTTTCGCGTTGACGGACGACCTCCTGACCCGACGAGCCGCGGTGTGCCCGTCCGTCGACCCCGAGGTGGCCTGGGCGTGGGAACGAATCATCGGCAGTCGCGGCCGGGTGCGGGTCGAGGTTCTGGCGGCCGAGATCGGTTGGAGCCGAGGGCGACTGTGGTCCCGGTTCCGGTCGCAGATCGGCGTCCCGCCCAAATACGCCGCGAAACTGGTGCGTTTCGACAATGCCGCCCGCCGCCTGGCCGCGGGGCACGGCGCAGCCCAAGTCGCGGCGGAGTGCGGCTATGTCGATCAGTCCCATCTGCATCGAGAAGTCATGGCTTTCACTGGAAGGACACCGCGGACACTGGCCGTCGACGACGAGGCCGCCGCCGAACGCCTCGCCTTCGCGAATGAACAAACATTTGTACAAGATTCGCGACCGTGA
- a CDS encoding SDR family NAD(P)-dependent oxidoreductase, whose amino-acid sequence MRGHEPMRVRDAKILITGATGGLGRELATAMAAGGGELILTGRRADLLEPLARTLGGKAIPADLADPTEVERLLTAAGEVDIVVANAALPAGGLLTDRSIDEIDRVLDVNLRAPIVMAKVAAQRMAARRRGHLVFISSISGKTASGHLSLYNATKFGMRGFALALREDMRPHNVGVSTVFPGYIRDAGMFADSGATLPRGVGTRSPRDVAHATIRAIERNRAEIDVAPLGLRAIAVLGSAAPSLSAAIQRRLGAEVVSRQLAEGQRDKR is encoded by the coding sequence ATGCGAGGCCATGAACCCATGCGGGTGCGCGATGCGAAGATACTGATCACCGGGGCCACCGGCGGGCTCGGCCGGGAGCTGGCGACGGCCATGGCCGCGGGCGGAGGCGAGCTGATACTCACCGGACGCCGCGCCGACCTGTTGGAGCCGCTGGCGCGGACATTGGGCGGCAAGGCAATTCCCGCCGACCTGGCCGACCCGACAGAGGTCGAGCGGTTGCTGACCGCGGCGGGCGAGGTGGACATAGTTGTCGCAAATGCCGCGCTACCGGCGGGAGGTCTGCTGACAGACCGCTCGATCGATGAGATCGACCGCGTGCTGGACGTGAACCTGCGCGCTCCGATCGTGATGGCGAAAGTGGCCGCACAGCGGATGGCCGCAAGGCGCCGAGGTCATCTGGTCTTCATTTCATCGATATCGGGAAAAACCGCATCCGGGCACCTATCCCTTTACAACGCAACCAAATTCGGCATGCGCGGCTTCGCCCTCGCACTGCGCGAGGATATGCGGCCGCACAATGTCGGGGTCTCGACGGTTTTCCCCGGCTACATCCGCGACGCGGGCATGTTCGCCGATTCCGGCGCCACCCTGCCCCGCGGGGTCGGCACCCGCTCACCCCGAGATGTCGCGCACGCGACCATTCGGGCCATCGAGCGCAACCGCGCCGAAATCGACGTCGCCCCACTGGGTTTGCGCGCCATCGCCGTCCTCGGCAGCGCCGCGCCCAGCCTCTCCGCCGCGATCCAGCGCCGTCTCGGCGCCGAGGTGGTGAGCAGGCAACTCGCCGAAGGTCAGCGCGATAAACGCTGA